One Glycine max cultivar Williams 82 chromosome 6, Glycine_max_v4.0, whole genome shotgun sequence DNA segment encodes these proteins:
- the LOC100306315 gene encoding Protein BUNDLE SHEATH DEFECTIVE 2, chloroplastic-like (The RefSeq protein has 2 substitutions compared to this genomic sequence) — MLPALCLRSPNTTPAPGIGKESHTNPKHFGVNYAFQVPIATKYRYVITKAAKDNQSTNRNTKPNSVICADSDGNGAVLCSQCKGSGVNSVDIFNGQFKAGDSCWLCGGRKEMLCGNCNVAGFVGGFLSTYDQ, encoded by the exons ATGCTTCCTGCCCTGTGCCTACGTTCTCCCAATACTACACCAGCCCCAGGTATTGGTAAAGAAAGCCATACAAATCCAAAGCATTTTGGAGTCAATTATGCGTTTCAAGTCCCTATTGCTACCAAATATCGCTATGTCATTACCAAG GCTGCAAAAGACAACCAAAGCACAAACCGAAACACAAAACCGAATAGTGTGATTTGTGCTGACTGTGATGGAAATG GAGCTGTTCTATGCTCTCAATGCAAAGGCAGTGGGGTGAACTCTGTTGATATTTTCAATGGACAGTTTAAAGCCGGTGACTCTTGTTGGCTTTGCGG AGGCAGGAAGGAGATGTTATGCGGGAATTGCAATGGAGCAGGCTTTGTTGGTGGCTTCTTGAGCACTTATGATCAGTAG
- the LOC100306315 gene encoding protein BUNDLE SHEATH DEFECTIVE 2, chloroplastic-like isoform X1, with protein MLPALCLRSPNTTPAPGIGKESHTNPKHFGVNYAFQVPIATKYRYVITKAAKDNQSTNRNTKPNSVICADCDGNGAVLCSQCKGSGVNSVDIFNGQFKAGDSCWLCGKEMLCGNCNGAGFVGGFLSTYDQ; from the exons ATGCTTCCTGCCCTGTGCCTACGTTCTCCCAATACTACACCAGCCCCAGGTATTGGTAAAGAAAGCCATACAAATCCAAAGCATTTTGGAGTCAATTATGCGTTTCAAGTCCCTATTGCTACCAAATATCGCTATGTCATTACCAAG GCTGCAAAAGACAACCAAAGCACAAACCGAAACACAAAACCGAATAGTGTGATTTGTGCTGACTGTGATGGAAATG GAGCTGTTCTATGCTCTCAATGCAAAGGCAGTGGGGTGAACTCTGTTGATATTTTCAATGGACAGTTTAAAGCCGGTGACTCTTGTTGGCTTTGCGG GAAGGAGATGTTATGCGGGAATTGCAATGGAGCAGGCTTTGTTGGTGGCTTCTTGAGCACTTATGATCAGTAG
- the LOC100796232 gene encoding DEAD-box ATP-dependent RNA helicase 15 isoform X1 gives MGETKDEAYEEELLDYEEEDEKAPDSAGAKVNGEATKKGYVGIHSSGFRDFLLKPELLRAIVDSGFEHPSEVQHECIPQAILGMDVICQAKSGMGKTAVFVLSTLQQIDPVPGQVSALVLCHTRELAYQICHEFERFSTYLPDLKVAVFYGGVNIKVHKDLLKNECPHIVVGTPGRILALTRDKDLSLKNVRHFILDECDKMLESLDMRKDVQDIFKMTPHDKQVMMFSATLSKEIRPVCKKFMQDPMEIYVDDEAKLTLHGLVQHYIKLKEEEKNRKLNDLLDALDFNQVVIFVKSVSRAAELDKLLVECNFPSICIHSGMSQEERLKRYKGFKEGHTRILVATDLVGRGIDIERVNIVINYDMPDSADTYLHRVGRAGRFGTKGLAITFVSCSTDVDVLNNVQSRFEVDIKQLPEQIDTSTYIFISELHVMYVQCHRRIFWEQC, from the exons ATGGGAGAAACAAAGGACGAAGCATACGAGGAAGAGCTTCTCGATTACGAGGAGGAAGACGAAAAGGCCCCCGACTCCGCCGGAGCTAAAGTCAACGGCGAAGCTACCAAGAA GGGCTATGTTGGAATTCACAGTTCGGGATTCAGGGACTTCCTTCTGAAGCCAGAGCTTCTTCGGGCTATTGTGGACTCGGGATTTGAGCATCCATCTGAAG TGCAACATGAGTGCATACCACAAGCAATTCTCGGGATGGATGTAATTTGTCAAGCAAAATCTGGAATGGGAAAGACTGCTGTCTTTGTTCTCTCTACTCTGCAGCAGATTGATCCTGTTCCTGGCCAAGTTTCTGCACTGGTTCTTTGTCATACAAGAGAATTGGCATACCAG ATATGCCATGAGTTTGAGAGGTTTAGCACTTACTTACCCGATCTCAAGGTTGCTGTCTTTTATGGTGGAGTCAACATCAAAGTTCACAAGGATCTGCTGAAAAATGAGTGCCCTCATATTGTTGTTGGAACACCGGGAAGAATACTAGCATTGACTAGGGATAAGGACCTTTCTTTAAAGAATGTTAGACATTTCATATTGGATGAATGCGACAAGATGCTGGAATCACTGG ATATGAGGAAAGATGTTCAAGACATTTTCAAGATGACTCCCCATGATAAGCAAGTTATGATGTTCTCAGCAACACTCAGCAAGGAAATTCGCCCAGTCTGCAAGAAATTTATGCAAGAT CCTATggaaatttatgttgatgatgagGCCAAGTTGACCCTTCACGGGCTTGTGCAG CACTACATCAAAttgaaagaggaagaaaaaaaccgGAAGTTGAATGATCTTCTTGATGCACTGGACTTTAATCAAGTTGTGATCTTTGTGAAAAGTGTTAGCAGAGCAGCTGAGCTGGACAAACTACTTGTGGAGTGCAACTTTCCATCTATATGCATTCATTCTGGCATGTCCCAGGAAGAAAG GTTAAAGCGCTATAAAGGTTTCAAGGAGGGGCATACAAGGATTCTTGTTGCAACAGATTTGGTTGGAAGAGGGATTGATATTGAACGTGTCAACATTGTTATAAACTATGACATGCCTGATTCTGCTGACACATACTTACACAGG GTTGGTCGAGCTGGAAGATTTGGCACCAAAGGCCTTGCAATCACATTTGTTTCCTGTTCTACTGATGTTGATGTTCTCAACAAT GTTCAGTCAAGGTTTGAGGTGGATATAAAGCAACTTCCTGAGCAGATCGATACCTCTACCTATA TATTCATTTCTGAATTGCATGTGATGTATGTTCAG TGCCATCGTAGAATTTTTTGGGAACAATGTTAA
- the LOC100796232 gene encoding DEAD-box ATP-dependent RNA helicase 15 isoform X2, translated as MGETKDEAYEEELLDYEEEDEKAPDSAGAKVNGEATKKGYVGIHSSGFRDFLLKPELLRAIVDSGFEHPSEVQHECIPQAILGMDVICQAKSGMGKTAVFVLSTLQQIDPVPGQVSALVLCHTRELAYQICHEFERFSTYLPDLKVAVFYGGVNIKVHKDLLKNECPHIVVGTPGRILALTRDKDLSLKNVRHFILDECDKMLESLDMRKDVQDIFKMTPHDKQVMMFSATLSKEIRPVCKKFMQDPMEIYVDDEAKLTLHGLVQHYIKLKEEEKNRKLNDLLDALDFNQVVIFVKSVSRAAELDKLLVECNFPSICIHSGMSQEERLKRYKGFKEGHTRILVATDLVGRGIDIERVNIVINYDMPDSADTYLHRVGRAGRFGTKGLAITFVSCSTDVDVLNNVQSRFEVDIKQLPEQIDTSTYMPS; from the exons ATGGGAGAAACAAAGGACGAAGCATACGAGGAAGAGCTTCTCGATTACGAGGAGGAAGACGAAAAGGCCCCCGACTCCGCCGGAGCTAAAGTCAACGGCGAAGCTACCAAGAA GGGCTATGTTGGAATTCACAGTTCGGGATTCAGGGACTTCCTTCTGAAGCCAGAGCTTCTTCGGGCTATTGTGGACTCGGGATTTGAGCATCCATCTGAAG TGCAACATGAGTGCATACCACAAGCAATTCTCGGGATGGATGTAATTTGTCAAGCAAAATCTGGAATGGGAAAGACTGCTGTCTTTGTTCTCTCTACTCTGCAGCAGATTGATCCTGTTCCTGGCCAAGTTTCTGCACTGGTTCTTTGTCATACAAGAGAATTGGCATACCAG ATATGCCATGAGTTTGAGAGGTTTAGCACTTACTTACCCGATCTCAAGGTTGCTGTCTTTTATGGTGGAGTCAACATCAAAGTTCACAAGGATCTGCTGAAAAATGAGTGCCCTCATATTGTTGTTGGAACACCGGGAAGAATACTAGCATTGACTAGGGATAAGGACCTTTCTTTAAAGAATGTTAGACATTTCATATTGGATGAATGCGACAAGATGCTGGAATCACTGG ATATGAGGAAAGATGTTCAAGACATTTTCAAGATGACTCCCCATGATAAGCAAGTTATGATGTTCTCAGCAACACTCAGCAAGGAAATTCGCCCAGTCTGCAAGAAATTTATGCAAGAT CCTATggaaatttatgttgatgatgagGCCAAGTTGACCCTTCACGGGCTTGTGCAG CACTACATCAAAttgaaagaggaagaaaaaaaccgGAAGTTGAATGATCTTCTTGATGCACTGGACTTTAATCAAGTTGTGATCTTTGTGAAAAGTGTTAGCAGAGCAGCTGAGCTGGACAAACTACTTGTGGAGTGCAACTTTCCATCTATATGCATTCATTCTGGCATGTCCCAGGAAGAAAG GTTAAAGCGCTATAAAGGTTTCAAGGAGGGGCATACAAGGATTCTTGTTGCAACAGATTTGGTTGGAAGAGGGATTGATATTGAACGTGTCAACATTGTTATAAACTATGACATGCCTGATTCTGCTGACACATACTTACACAGG GTTGGTCGAGCTGGAAGATTTGGCACCAAAGGCCTTGCAATCACATTTGTTTCCTGTTCTACTGATGTTGATGTTCTCAACAAT GTTCAGTCAAGGTTTGAGGTGGATATAAAGCAACTTCCTGAGCAGATCGATACCTCTACCTATA TGCCATCGTAG